A part of bacterium genomic DNA contains:
- a CDS encoding ABC transporter ATP-binding protein: MWWERDNEIEPQAGALPTWGMLRRVHPYVRPHLPVFLAAFLLALLGVGLMLLQPVIFKRIVDVDFPAGDTGGLLRSALAYLGLMAGGSLAGGLATVMLGRGGVDVVNVIKRDLFAKALALGLAWVESKPVGTLVSRIESDSQRLVNLTSTMAVRILSAVVMIIGSVVIIGRVDTRLFHISLAFLPVMLVGTWIIFSRMRARFREERRRYAQISGEVAELAPAARLIQALGVEAWAEERLAARNRGYKRFVVRLNLLEYSLWSGMGLVQILMTCLALWLGSVWIADGSLTTGTLVMFAQYAGMIYWPIIELSEQLAEIQRAGGAADRIFTMLDTPDTVPHPARPRPLPARPGVLEFQDVTFGYVADKPVLRDFNLRVEAGETVALVGPTGGGKSTILNLATRLRDVSAGRILLDGVDIREHDPRQYRRLFGLVLQDLYLFPASVEDNLRAFREDVPAERVRQAAQVAGIEEEILRRPQGYEAILAERGANLSYGQRQLLALARALAVDPPILVLDEATSSVDPRTERHIQRTLEALTAGRTTLVVAHRLSTVRHAHRILVIVEGRVAEQGSHDELLAAGGHYAELLRTQQMGQDGRSDAEAPPEAGPGGPEAPAPAAEPALAGSLAHLPGALPGVPLHDDPQAPAAGGEAGR, encoded by the coding sequence ATGTGGTGGGAACGGGACAACGAGATCGAGCCGCAGGCGGGCGCGCTGCCCACCTGGGGCATGCTCCGCCGCGTCCACCCCTATGTGCGGCCGCACCTGCCGGTCTTCCTCGCCGCCTTCCTGCTGGCCCTGCTCGGCGTGGGGCTCATGCTGCTCCAACCCGTCATCTTCAAGCGCATCGTCGACGTGGACTTCCCCGCCGGCGACACGGGCGGCCTCCTGCGCAGCGCCCTGGCCTACCTGGGCCTGATGGCGGGGGGCAGCCTGGCGGGCGGCCTGGCCACCGTCATGCTGGGGCGGGGCGGCGTGGACGTGGTCAACGTGATCAAGCGGGACCTCTTCGCCAAGGCCCTGGCCCTGGGCCTCGCCTGGGTGGAGAGCAAGCCGGTGGGCACCCTCGTCTCGCGCATCGAGTCGGACAGCCAGCGCCTCGTCAACCTGACCAGCACCATGGCCGTGCGCATCCTCAGCGCCGTGGTGATGATCATCGGCTCCGTCGTCATCATCGGCCGGGTGGACACGCGCCTCTTCCACATCAGCCTCGCCTTTCTCCCGGTGATGCTGGTGGGCACCTGGATCATCTTCTCCCGCATGCGCGCCCGCTTCCGCGAGGAGCGGCGCCGCTATGCCCAGATCTCGGGCGAGGTGGCGGAGCTGGCGCCGGCGGCGCGGCTCATCCAGGCCCTGGGCGTGGAGGCCTGGGCCGAGGAGCGGCTGGCCGCCCGCAATCGCGGCTACAAGCGCTTCGTGGTGCGGCTCAACCTGCTGGAGTACTCGCTCTGGAGCGGGATGGGCCTCGTGCAGATCCTCATGACCTGCCTCGCCCTCTGGCTGGGCAGCGTGTGGATCGCCGACGGCTCGCTCACCACCGGCACCCTCGTCATGTTCGCCCAGTACGCGGGCATGATCTACTGGCCCATCATCGAGCTGTCCGAGCAGCTGGCCGAGATCCAACGCGCCGGCGGGGCGGCCGACCGCATCTTCACCATGCTGGACACGCCGGACACGGTGCCCCACCCCGCCCGGCCCCGGCCCCTGCCCGCGCGGCCCGGCGTCCTCGAGTTCCAGGACGTGACTTTCGGCTACGTGGCGGACAAGCCCGTCCTGCGCGACTTCAACCTGCGCGTCGAGGCGGGGGAGACGGTGGCCCTGGTGGGACCGACGGGGGGCGGCAAGAGCACGATCCTAAATCTCGCCACCCGCCTGCGCGACGTGAGCGCCGGGCGCATCCTGCTGGACGGGGTCGACATCCGCGAGCATGATCCGCGCCAGTACCGCCGCCTCTTCGGCCTGGTCCTGCAGGACCTCTACCTCTTTCCGGCCAGCGTGGAGGACAACCTGCGGGCTTTCCGCGAGGATGTGCCGGCGGAGCGGGTGCGGCAGGCGGCCCAGGTGGCGGGGATCGAGGAGGAGATCCTGCGGCGGCCCCAGGGCTACGAGGCGATCCTGGCCGAGCGCGGCGCCAACCTGTCCTACGGCCAGCGCCAGCTGCTGGCCCTGGCCCGCGCCCTGGCGGTGGATCCGCCCATTCTCGTGCTGGACGAGGCGACCAGCAGCGTGGACCCGCGCACCGAGCGCCACATCCAGCGCACCTTGGAGGCGCTCACGGCGGGCCGCACGACGCTGGTGGTGGCCCACCGCCTCTCCACCGTCCGCCACGCCCACCGCATCCTCGTCATCGTGGAGGGCCGGGTGGCGGAGCAGGGCAGCCACGATGAGCTGCTCGCCGCCGGCGGCCACTACGCCGAGTTGCTGCGCACCCAGCAAATGGGCCAGGATGGCCGGTCCGACGCGGAAGCGCCGCCGGAGGCCGGCCCCGGCGGCCCGGAGGCGCCGGCCCCGGCCGCCGAGCCCGCCCTGGCCGGAAGCCTCGCCCACCTGCCCGGCGCCCTGCCGGGCGTTCCGCTGCACGACGATCCCCAGGCCCCCGCCGCCGGGGGGGAGGCGGGCCGATGA
- a CDS encoding rhodanese-like domain-containing protein encodes MATWKQFILIGLIGLAGGFGFNSLRAGSLPIKADPMLTQQAGGADTLAVATVKLAVIGFEEADALYRKELAIFVDARDAVDFIKGRIPGAVNITPDDFKTGKQKLLVPKGSLVVVYCSGADCETSHDLAKLMADAGFQKVRVYAGGWAEWDAMGQPVER; translated from the coding sequence GTGGCCACGTGGAAGCAATTCATCCTCATCGGGTTGATTGGACTGGCGGGGGGCTTTGGCTTCAACTCCCTGCGTGCCGGCAGCCTGCCGATCAAGGCGGATCCCATGCTGACACAGCAGGCGGGTGGGGCCGACACCCTGGCCGTGGCCACCGTCAAGCTGGCGGTGATCGGCTTCGAGGAGGCCGACGCCCTTTACCGCAAGGAGCTGGCGATCTTCGTCGACGCGCGGGATGCGGTCGATTTCATCAAGGGGCGCATCCCCGGCGCGGTCAACATCACGCCGGACGACTTCAAGACCGGCAAGCAAAAGCTGCTGGTCCCCAAGGGCAGTCTGGTGGTGGTCTACTGCAGCGGCGCCGACTGCGAGACCTCCCATGACCTGGCCAAGCTCATGGCGGACGCGGGCTTCCAGAAAGTCCGGGTCTACGCCGGCGGCTGGGCGGAATGGGACGCCATGGGACAGCCGGTGGAGCGATGA
- a CDS encoding helix-turn-helix transcriptional regulator, producing MQRKRIDPQARVIHTQVGKTLRKLMNDNGDGKGIGIIRLAKQAGIGVGSVQSILNDPDHSPSLRVLDRLSKYFKLNGVWTLVRGLEYEDEVNTWLANNKLPFKLTQEDILRIQRLCRKIQSFDAVSFALGAAQDMTREEFETFLARLEKAAG from the coding sequence ATGCAACGCAAGAGAATCGATCCACAGGCCAGGGTGATCCACACCCAGGTCGGCAAGACACTGCGCAAGCTCATGAACGACAACGGCGACGGCAAGGGGATTGGCATCATCCGCCTGGCCAAGCAAGCCGGAATAGGCGTGGGCAGTGTCCAATCAATCCTGAATGATCCGGACCACAGCCCCAGCTTGCGCGTGCTCGACCGTCTTTCCAAGTATTTCAAGCTGAACGGCGTCTGGACCCTGGTCCGCGGCCTGGAGTACGAGGATGAGGTCAACACCTGGCTGGCCAACAACAAGCTGCCCTTCAAGCTGACCCAGGAGGACATCCTGCGCATCCAGCGGCTCTGCCGCAAGATCCAGAGCTTCGATGCCGTGTCCTTCGCCCTGGGAGCCGCCCAGGACATGACCCGCGAGGAGTTCGAGACCTTCCTGGCGCGTCTGGAGAAGGCCGCCGGCTAG
- a CDS encoding DMT family transporter, with product MTPRFKAELNLALMCVIWGSTFSLVRESLDGTDPWLFLTLRFGLAIPACLLLFGRHIDLGDQTTRRRGLWLGAVLFLAFLTQTLGLQSITASRSGFLTALYIVMVPLLLAGWERRRPSLRTLSAALVSLGGVTLLSGLGTGGQRLDLGLGEALTILCAALFALQIILADRLPVAGRVWTLHFWQIATVAALSAAGWLLLGEARWRPDAQLAVSLFINSVFGTVVALGLQLRYQPQTTPERAALVYSFEPVFAALMALLILGERLGPLEWAGGGLILLALRLADPGPVETRPGPV from the coding sequence GTGACCCCACGCTTCAAGGCCGAACTCAACCTGGCCCTGATGTGCGTCATCTGGGGCAGCACCTTCTCCCTCGTGCGCGAGAGCCTGGACGGGACCGACCCCTGGCTCTTCCTCACCCTGCGCTTCGGCCTGGCCATTCCCGCCTGTCTGCTCCTCTTCGGCCGCCACATCGACCTGGGGGACCAGACGACGCGCCGGCGCGGCCTCTGGCTGGGGGCCGTCCTCTTCCTCGCCTTCCTCACGCAGACCCTGGGCCTGCAGAGCATCACCGCCTCCCGCTCCGGCTTCCTCACCGCGCTCTACATCGTGATGGTCCCCTTGCTGCTGGCCGGCTGGGAGCGGCGGCGCCCCTCGCTGCGGACTCTGAGCGCCGCCCTTGTCTCGCTGGGCGGCGTCACGCTGCTGAGCGGCCTGGGGACGGGCGGGCAGCGCCTCGACCTGGGCCTGGGGGAGGCCCTCACCATCCTCTGCGCCGCCCTCTTCGCCCTGCAGATCATCCTGGCCGACCGCCTGCCCGTGGCCGGCCGGGTGTGGACCCTCCACTTCTGGCAGATCGCCACGGTGGCCGCCCTCTCCGCGGCGGGCTGGCTGCTGCTGGGCGAGGCGCGCTGGCGGCCCGACGCCCAGCTGGCCGTCTCGCTCTTCATCAACAGCGTGTTCGGCACGGTGGTGGCGCTGGGCCTGCAGCTACGCTACCAGCCGCAGACCACGCCGGAGCGGGCCGCCCTCGTCTACAGCTTCGAGCCCGTTTTCGCCGCGTTGATGGCCCTGCTCATCCTGGGCGAGCGCCTGGGACCGCTGGAGTGGGCGGGGGGCGGGCTCATCCTGCTGGCCCTGCGCCTGGCCGATCCCGGTCCGGTGGAAACCCGGCCCGGACCGGTCTGA
- a CDS encoding class I fructose-bisphosphate aldolase: MIAQIQRQLGDEAAHLLEHACTTVERSRLIVPGPDHVEKVLAHSNRNNRVLRNLQSLHDCGRLGGTGYLSILPVDQGIEHSAGASFSRNPAYFDPENIVRLAMEAGCNGVTSTLGVLGMVSRRFAHRIPFVVKLNHNQLLSYPNEFDQIMFAQVDQAIDMGAVGVGATVYFGSPESNRQIMEVAEAFAYAHEQGLFTILWCYMRNPAFAQGDKDYHVAADLTGQANHLGVTIEADIIKQKQPECNGGFPALKFGKSDPRMYGELISDHPVDMVRWQVVNCYMGRAGMINSGGASGKNDLAQAGRTAVINKRGGGMGLILGRKAFQKPMKEGVEIIHAVQDVYLCPEVTVA, translated from the coding sequence ATGATCGCACAGATTCAGCGCCAGCTTGGCGACGAGGCGGCCCACCTGCTGGAGCATGCCTGCACCACCGTGGAGCGCAGCCGGCTGATCGTGCCGGGTCCCGACCACGTGGAGAAGGTGCTCGCCCACAGCAACCGCAACAACCGTGTCCTCCGCAACCTGCAAAGCCTGCATGATTGTGGCCGGCTGGGTGGCACGGGCTACCTGTCCATCCTGCCCGTGGACCAGGGCATCGAACATAGCGCCGGTGCCAGCTTCTCCCGCAACCCGGCCTACTTCGATCCTGAAAACATTGTCCGACTGGCGATGGAGGCGGGCTGCAACGGCGTCACCTCCACCCTGGGCGTGCTGGGCATGGTCAGCCGGCGCTTCGCCCACCGCATCCCCTTCGTGGTGAAGCTCAACCACAACCAGTTGCTCAGCTATCCCAACGAGTTCGACCAGATCATGTTCGCCCAGGTGGATCAGGCCATCGACATGGGGGCCGTGGGCGTGGGCGCCACCGTCTACTTCGGCAGCCCCGAGTCCAACCGCCAGATCATGGAAGTGGCCGAGGCCTTCGCCTATGCCCACGAGCAGGGGCTCTTCACCATTCTCTGGTGTTACATGCGCAACCCGGCCTTCGCCCAGGGCGACAAGGACTACCATGTGGCGGCCGACCTCACCGGCCAGGCCAACCACCTGGGCGTCACCATCGAGGCGGACATCATCAAGCAGAAGCAGCCCGAATGCAATGGCGGCTTTCCCGCCCTCAAGTTCGGCAAGAGCGACCCCCGCATGTATGGCGAGCTCATCAGCGACCACCCGGTGGACATGGTGCGCTGGCAAGTGGTCAACTGCTACATGGGCCGCGCCGGCATGATCAACTCGGGCGGCGCGTCGGGCAAGAACGATCTGGCCCAGGCCGGGCGCACGGCGGTGATCAACAAGCGCGGCGGCGGGATGGGCCTCATCCTGGGTCGCAAGGCCTTCCAGAAGCCGATGAAGGAAGGCGTCGAGATCATCCACGCCGTGCAGGATGTCTATCTCTGCCCCGAGGTGACGGTGGCCTGA
- a CDS encoding MATE family efflux transporter — MLSRLTEAIRRPADSTIPDWRRIYGLALPAAGSAIFGTLFSINDFLWARLLGPSATSALGLVVMVTIFNAGLMALVQKGTLSMVARLRGMEDPAGLRRAALQGLILGFGSSLVFGALGIIFSPRLLEAMGGSGEVLELASRYLRLLYAGFPLMSLAMVIDGIFIGLGDTKTPFRLQVGGVFLNAALSAVVLLGLGAGIRGIALASICTRGLVGATGALILAHRLAPGAARAMIARRRALPRPDLRLWGEILRVGLPVAASITFYSGIFMALNRVLSQFGQEAFSVLGIGIRGNEAVGYMVLVGFGAAASTLTGAAMGRESRQATSDLAGHVRGTVLRVLVAAAPVALLFSTLWLIVPEPLCSIYTDDPHLIELSSAYLRLAAFANLFQLLEMVLGEGMTGAGISSYPLMVTVPGNLLRIPLALALVAWTPWGINAVWAAILVSCMIKGLGMLWIFHRADWPGQAALRTRELGRRVAAARA, encoded by the coding sequence ATGCTTTCGCGCCTGACGGAGGCCATCCGTCGACCCGCCGACAGCACCATACCGGACTGGCGGCGCATCTACGGCCTGGCCTTGCCGGCCGCGGGCAGTGCCATCTTCGGCACCTTGTTCAGCATCAACGATTTTCTCTGGGCGCGGCTGCTGGGACCCTCCGCCACCTCGGCCCTCGGCCTGGTGGTGATGGTCACCATCTTCAACGCCGGCCTGATGGCCCTGGTGCAGAAGGGCACCCTCAGCATGGTGGCCCGTCTGCGCGGCATGGAGGATCCGGCCGGCCTGCGCCGCGCCGCGCTGCAAGGCTTGATCCTCGGCTTCGGCTCCTCCCTCGTCTTCGGCGCACTGGGCATCATCTTCTCGCCGCGGCTTCTGGAGGCCATGGGCGGGAGCGGCGAGGTGCTGGAACTGGCCTCCCGCTACCTGCGCCTCCTCTATGCCGGCTTCCCCCTCATGAGCCTGGCGATGGTGATCGACGGCATCTTCATCGGCCTGGGCGACACCAAGACCCCCTTCCGCCTCCAGGTGGGCGGTGTCTTCCTCAACGCCGCCCTCTCCGCCGTCGTGCTGCTTGGCCTGGGGGCGGGCATCCGCGGCATCGCCCTCGCCTCCATCTGCACGCGCGGCCTGGTGGGCGCCACCGGCGCCCTCATCCTGGCCCACCGCCTGGCTCCGGGAGCCGCCCGCGCCATGATCGCACGCCGCCGCGCCCTGCCGCGGCCCGATCTGCGGCTGTGGGGGGAGATCCTGCGCGTGGGCCTGCCGGTGGCCGCCTCCATCACCTTCTACTCGGGCATCTTCATGGCCCTCAACCGCGTCTTGTCGCAGTTCGGACAGGAGGCCTTCAGCGTGCTGGGCATCGGCATCCGCGGCAACGAGGCGGTGGGCTACATGGTGCTGGTCGGCTTCGGCGCCGCCGCCTCCACCCTGACCGGCGCCGCCATGGGCCGCGAGTCGCGCCAGGCCACGTCAGACCTGGCCGGCCATGTACGCGGCACCGTCCTGCGCGTCCTCGTGGCCGCCGCCCCGGTGGCACTCCTCTTCTCCACCCTTTGGCTGATCGTGCCCGAGCCGCTCTGCTCCATCTACACGGACGACCCGCACCTGATCGAGCTGTCCTCCGCCTACTTGAGGCTGGCCGCTTTCGCCAACCTCTTCCAGCTCCTGGAGATGGTGCTGGGCGAAGGCATGACGGGGGCCGGCATTTCCAGCTATCCCTTGATGGTGACGGTGCCGGGCAACCTGCTCCGCATTCCCCTCGCCCTCGCCCTGGTGGCCTGGACGCCCTGGGGCATCAACGCCGTGTGGGCGGCCATCCTCGTCTCGTGCATGATCAAGGGGCTGGGCATGCTGTGGATCTTCCATCGTGCCGACTGGCCGGGCCAGGCCGCCCTTCGCACCCGCGAGCTGGGCCGGAGGGTGGCGGCGGCCCGCGCCTGA
- a CDS encoding response regulator has translation MSLPTADGDSQSEGGLRQMWARLEERLADQRRAAWLVPPGVVRAAADSGEAGQCQAKGWSVFRAGAAGRAMPALAPQAAVAPREKAPGRGRIMVVDDDEVVRSTMCDLIRTLGYEVEAMPDGLAAVEVFLQDPHAWDLILLDLMMPRMDGMEALRRIRARRADQPVLVVTGFAGEQNVRRLEQIARVPLLMKPIQIRELSRWIADLVH, from the coding sequence ATGTCCCTGCCCACTGCCGACGGCGATTCCCAGAGCGAGGGCGGCCTGCGCCAGATGTGGGCGCGCCTGGAGGAGCGGCTGGCCGACCAGCGCCGCGCCGCCTGGCTCGTCCCGCCCGGCGTAGTGCGGGCCGCGGCGGACTCTGGCGAAGCCGGCCAATGCCAGGCGAAGGGCTGGAGCGTCTTCCGCGCCGGCGCGGCGGGAAGGGCGATGCCGGCCCTGGCGCCCCAGGCCGCCGTCGCGCCGCGGGAGAAGGCCCCGGGGCGGGGGCGCATCATGGTGGTGGACGACGACGAGGTGGTGCGCAGCACCATGTGTGATCTCATCCGCACGCTGGGCTACGAGGTCGAGGCCATGCCGGACGGCCTGGCGGCGGTGGAGGTTTTCCTGCAGGATCCCCACGCCTGGGATCTCATCCTGCTCGATCTGATGATGCCCCGCATGGACGGGATGGAGGCCCTGCGGCGCATCCGGGCGCGGCGGGCGGACCAGCCGGTGTTGGTCGTGACGGGCTTCGCCGGCGAGCAGAACGTGCGGCGGCTGGAGCAGATCGCCCGCGTGCCGCTCCTCATGAAACCGATCCAGATCCGCGAGCTGAGCCGCTGGATCGCCGACCTCGTCCACTGA
- a CDS encoding MauE/DoxX family redox-associated membrane protein — translation MSGRHPRWEDALAWIFRLVLGGLFLFAAFGKIQNPVEFAAAIRKFHVLPIAWTNVPAITLPWVEGLAGLLLITGPWRRGAAAWLAILLAGFLGLFIWVLVLGLEVDCGCFGKLGVYMSVLAGKVTPLSVGRNLVLLAMAVWLWWRESRRLRD, via the coding sequence ATGAGCGGCAGGCATCCCCGCTGGGAGGACGCGCTCGCCTGGATCTTTCGTCTGGTGCTGGGGGGCCTCTTCCTCTTCGCCGCTTTCGGCAAGATCCAGAACCCCGTCGAGTTCGCGGCGGCCATCCGCAAGTTCCATGTCCTGCCCATCGCCTGGACCAACGTGCCGGCCATCACCCTGCCCTGGGTCGAGGGTCTGGCCGGACTCCTGCTCATCACCGGACCCTGGCGCCGCGGCGCCGCCGCCTGGCTGGCCATTCTCCTGGCCGGCTTCCTGGGGCTCTTCATCTGGGTGCTGGTCCTGGGCCTGGAGGTGGACTGCGGCTGCTTCGGCAAGCTGGGCGTCTACATGAGCGTGCTGGCCGGCAAGGTCACCCCGCTCTCCGTCGGGCGCAACCTCGTCCTGTTGGCCATGGCCGTCTGGCTCTGGTGGCGCGAGTCGCGCCGCCTGCGGGACTGA
- a CDS encoding efflux RND transporter periplasmic adaptor subunit, translating into MKDTTRSTLGISAIIVVLGVAGFFLLMHRGRPGEGPPRGAPARSVDLQVVRYEPQATTVRGLGRVQSAGDLVLAAQVGGRVLATAHPLGLKPGLAVPRDGLLCLIDTTDYALEVRRLRGQLRQSEEQLELARAATALARMDLERLEALLKADNASPQAVEQARFTLLGRQEKEIGLAAQTGPEGSVTLALRKAELQLERCRITAPFDLEVGAGDLVPGTLLAPGQTVARVLNLADLELRVPLRDSEAAWISQAPADREVRLSSTENSGADQVWRGRLAQLSGRLDPTQQTREAVVHVPGGQAGLRAGMLVEAVFTGRVLESALRIPRRALRENDRVLLWRGGRLEIAQVEVAWTGRHEALLIGGVAEGDTLVLTAIQDPVPGMLLRANGAPAPADGAVPAKGEGSGKAGGRP; encoded by the coding sequence ATGAAAGACACCACCCGCAGCACCCTGGGGATCTCCGCCATCATCGTCGTCCTGGGCGTGGCCGGCTTCTTCCTGCTCATGCACCGGGGCCGGCCCGGCGAGGGGCCGCCGCGCGGCGCGCCGGCCCGCTCCGTGGACCTGCAGGTGGTGCGCTACGAGCCGCAGGCCACCACCGTCCGCGGACTGGGACGCGTCCAGAGCGCCGGCGACTTGGTGCTGGCGGCCCAGGTGGGAGGCCGCGTCCTGGCCACGGCCCACCCCCTCGGCCTCAAGCCGGGACTGGCCGTCCCCCGCGACGGCCTGCTCTGCCTCATCGACACGACGGACTACGCCCTGGAGGTGCGCCGCCTGCGCGGCCAACTGCGGCAAAGCGAGGAGCAACTGGAGCTGGCCCGCGCCGCCACGGCCCTGGCCCGCATGGACCTGGAGCGCCTGGAGGCCCTCCTCAAAGCGGACAATGCCAGTCCCCAGGCCGTCGAGCAGGCCCGTTTCACGCTGCTGGGCCGGCAGGAGAAGGAGATCGGGCTGGCCGCCCAGACCGGGCCGGAGGGCAGCGTCACCCTGGCCCTGCGCAAGGCCGAGCTGCAATTGGAGCGCTGCCGCATCACGGCGCCCTTCGACCTGGAGGTGGGCGCGGGCGACCTGGTGCCGGGGACGCTGCTGGCGCCGGGTCAGACCGTGGCCCGCGTGCTCAACCTGGCCGATCTGGAGCTGCGCGTCCCCCTGCGGGACAGCGAGGCCGCCTGGATCAGCCAAGCCCCGGCCGACCGGGAGGTGCGCCTCTCCTCCACCGAGAACAGCGGGGCGGACCAGGTCTGGCGTGGTCGGCTGGCCCAGCTTTCCGGCAGGCTGGATCCCACCCAGCAGACCCGCGAGGCCGTGGTGCACGTGCCGGGCGGCCAGGCGGGGCTGCGCGCGGGCATGCTTGTCGAGGCTGTCTTCACCGGTCGCGTGCTGGAATCCGCCCTGCGCATTCCGCGGCGGGCCCTGCGCGAGAATGACCGCGTACTCCTCTGGCGCGGCGGACGGCTGGAGATCGCCCAGGTGGAGGTGGCCTGGACAGGCCGCCACGAGGCGCTCCTGATAGGCGGCGTGGCCGAGGGCGACACCCTGGTGCTCACCGCGATCCAGGATCCCGTGCCCGGCATGCTGCTGCGCGCCAACGGAGCGCCCGCCCCTGCCGACGGTGCCGTGCCGGCAAAGGGCGAGGGTTCCGGGAAGGCCGGAGGCCGCCCGTGA
- a CDS encoding alpha/beta hydrolase: protein MEGRSHRIRTQGGHLHVGELGTAGRTLVMLHDGGGGYGSDPWPAPIPELVAGPMPWRVLRVDRLGYGLSDPRPTGFPPGFFDEDLAQLEEALDVLAPGEPLVLQGTSDGGTLALLAAARWGRRVAALAVDGAHYRTEPTMVPVLLDMQERFTAKHGPPAPDEPHQQRTLRAWLADWLAICAQGWSIEAELAAVRCPVAVLQGELDGIVPDRHAHELGAALGGPAHVEILPGGAHLCQRSHPEAWSRWLLALLEDPPQAPAARP, encoded by the coding sequence ATGGAAGGGCGGTCGCACCGCATCCGGACGCAGGGCGGCCACTTGCACGTGGGGGAGCTGGGCACGGCGGGCCGCACCCTGGTGATGTTGCACGACGGCGGGGGCGGCTACGGGTCCGACCCCTGGCCTGCCCCCATTCCCGAGCTGGTCGCCGGCCCCATGCCCTGGCGCGTCCTGCGCGTCGACCGCCTCGGCTACGGATTGAGCGATCCCCGGCCGACTGGCTTCCCGCCCGGTTTTTTTGACGAGGATCTGGCCCAGTTGGAAGAGGCGCTGGACGTGCTGGCGCCGGGGGAGCCTCTTGTCCTGCAAGGCACCAGCGACGGCGGCACCCTGGCCCTGCTGGCCGCCGCCCGCTGGGGTCGGCGCGTGGCCGCCCTGGCCGTGGACGGCGCCCACTACCGCACCGAGCCCACCATGGTCCCCGTCCTGCTTGACATGCAGGAGCGCTTCACGGCCAAACACGGCCCGCCCGCGCCCGATGAGCCGCACCAGCAGCGCACCCTGCGCGCCTGGTTGGCGGACTGGCTCGCCATCTGCGCCCAGGGCTGGAGCATCGAGGCGGAGCTGGCGGCCGTGCGCTGTCCCGTCGCCGTCCTGCAGGGCGAGCTGGACGGCATCGTGCCGGATCGCCACGCCCACGAACTGGGGGCGGCGCTGGGAGGACCGGCCCACGTCGAGATCCTGCCCGGGGGCGCCCACCTTTGCCAGCGCAGCCACCCCGAGGCATGGAGCCGCTGGCTGCTGGCCCTGCTCGAGGATCCGCCCCAGGCCCCCGCGGCCCGGCCGTGA